AGGACATATAAAAAGGGTGCCTACCTCCCAAACTGAATTCATGGATACCCTTAGTAGCAAATCTCTAGACTTAATTACTAGCACCGATCTTCATGATGTTACCAGGGTAAGTAATAGATTTTCTCGATCTCCGACTAGTCTTTCTCTTTTGTTACTTGTTCTGAATTTCTTCATTTCATATTGCAGGGTATGATAGCTCTTAGATATGCCCATTACCGAGCCAAAAGGGTGAGTAAACATGTGATCGGCTTAGTGAAAGAGTCTGAGGATAAAACCTCTCAAGTTGCCCAACTGGCTGAGCAAGTCCAGAATCTTCAACAGGCCGCAGAGCAGATTACTAAGGAAAATGAGGGGCTCAAATCTGTCACCGACCAGAGGAACCTCGATATTAAAAGGCTGGAGAGGAGGATTGAGGAGTTAAAGGAAAAGAATGATGCTGATGGGTGGGCCGCTCATGAGGAAAAAGATAAGGTAGCAAAGGCTCTTAAGAAAGTAAAAATAGACAGGTCGCTGACACTAAATCTTTTGAGGACTTTGGTATGGGTACCTTCTATGATTTGTGGGTTTGCAACAAGATGGTGGACTTTAGTTATTTGGGAGAGGCCTATGATGAGCTTATGCACTACTGTGCTGAACGGGAGAAGAACTAGGCCCCGGCGGTCTATACCGAGCAGCCTCTAGCCTCCGAGCTAGAATCTGTTGTGCAACCCACCGAGCCGATTATCACGGCCCCTAAAAAAGATGTCCTGCCCTCTAGTCCAAGTGCTCTAACTGAGTCTCCGACTCCTCCTGACCAATCTAGCAGCTTCCTTGCCAAAACCCTTGTCGCCGAGTCTGACCAACAAATCCAGGGCTCTTAATAAACTTTACCTGTTAGTTATTTATAATTGTTGCAAAGACAAAAATGGTTGAGTCGGGCAgcctttaatctcgagcaatcTTTACTTTGGTCAAAACAGCATAGTTGAGTAGAGCAATCTTTAATCTCGAGCAATATTTTACCTTTTTATAAAATGCTTCTGGTTTTAGCTATATATCCGCTCGTGCTTTTAGTTTTATTGCTACTCGATGTATAGTGTTTTTGGAGCTTTGTGGCTCTATGAATCGGAGCTATTCAATTTTTTCAAATGagttctaaaaaaaaattgttcaacCCTATCAACAGAAATTGTTTTATGGCTCATTTTGTTGCTTGGTACATACCGAGAAACgcgcaagcactttaacattaatgAAAATTAATGTTTCTAAGTCCTTTTTATTATATGCTTTTCTCTATGCTTGTCCATTTAATactatggtgccccccaagtgaccaagTAGGATTCATAACTCTTaggttatcctcttggtcacttgctaactgACTAGAGTTGTTCGTAATAACCTGTTCGGGGGTACTTGGGTTCGCCAAAACCTACAAATGTTTCATACACTGCCGAAAATCCATGAAATAAATCACTaattagcaagataatcattgtaaaaatAAGGCTTGTACAATTGGACAAAAATCGTGTCTTATTGATGAAAAGTTAACCATACCAGCTGTGTTGCTACAatgtagcttacattcataaatattaattattagaatAAATTGGCAAATTGTGcctgtgcataattaatatagcAAACTTGAACTGGTCGGTGGTATGGGCAGTCACCTATACCAGCCAGTCAACGATCACTTAAAAGTAATCTTTATTTGTAGTACATCCTCAGGTGTTCCCCATTCTAGTGATAGGGGACAGATACTAACTGGAGATCTTGGTCATACCGTTCTAGCTTGTACGTGTCGGACGGTACTATCTATGTGACCTGGTAAGGACCTTCCCAGCTTGGACCTAGCACTCATGCTGAGGCATCTCGAGTTTCTGGGAATATTCTTCTCAAGACTAGAACTCCCACATCAAACTTTCGTtccttaactctagaattgaagtaTCGGGAAACTTTTTGTTGGTGGGCAGCCAGGCGTATGTTGGACATTTTGCGTCTTCCTTCAATCTGGTCTAAGGACTTTGCCAGCAATTGGTGGTTATGATCTTGGTCATACATTGTACATCTCTGAGAAGGTTGAGTCATCTCGACTGGAAACATTGCATCATACCCATACGTGAGTGCAAAGGGGGTATCACCAGTAGCTGTTTGCtcggtagtcctgtatgaccagagTACCTCAGGCAATTTCTCAGGCCAGTTTTGTTTAGCCAGTTCTAGAtgcttcttcagggtgtctttgagagttttgttaactacTTCAACCTACTCCTTTTCTTGAGGGTGCGAGACTGGTGAGAAATATTTTGTGATGCTATGCTTGGCACAGAAATCAGTAAACAGTtgactgtcaaactgggtgccattgtcggaCACTATATTTTGGGGTAGACCAAATCTGTagattatatttttcaccacaaagtctagtaCTATTTTGGAATTGATGGTTGCCAGTGGCTCGACTTCCATCcccttggtgaagtaatcgactgccacgaatTAATATTGTACTCCTCCCTTTCCCTTTGGTAACCGACCAATATGGTCAATTCCCGAAatagcgaagggccatggactctgcatttgaGTAAGCTCATTTCGGGCTGCTTGGGGTATCTTGGCAAATCTCTGACACTTTTCACATCTTCGAACAAATGTAAAggcatcttcgttcatagttggccaaaagtagcattgccttaagatcttcttaGACAAACTTGCCCCCCTCAAGGTTTCTCTTGCTCTGATAGGGCTAGCAATGGCAGGGAGACCCCGACTATGGAAGAATGCGATACATAAGAAATCTCCGGCGGCGCGCAAGAAAAAAGGTCCGACCTCTTCGGATCCAGTTAAGAAGACAAAAACCATAGACAATATCTTAGGAGTTACTGAGCTTCATGTTTCAGAATCTGAAAAGGAGGCTTCAGATGTAGATGATATGCATGTACGTTCAGAGGTATCCAAATAGGTGTTAATTGGAGATGATGGTATTAGCATCTCTCTATCCCAAAAATCATCTGAGAGGCAATTGCTGCAGAGGTCTGGCATCAGGGCATCTTTTGCTGAAGTTATGGGTATGATAAGCTCTGTTAAAAATAAAGAAGGTAACTCTCAATCTCCGTTCCCAATTTTGCATTTTGAGAAGGAGAATATGGGTAAAGTAGGGGGCTATGCAAAGATAGTTGCAGATGATATCAAAGATGAAATTCAATTTTGGAGCTCTGCTCTTGTTTGTTATGTCTTGGGTGCTAATCCCCCTTTGAGAATATGGAAGGGTATTTTAGAAGAATATGGCAGAAGCAAGGTATTGACAGAGTAAAGGAACGGGATGGGATATTTCTTGTTCGTTTTTACTTAGTAGAGGAAAACGGGATGGGATTCAAAAAGGGGGATACCACTTCTTTGATCGTAAACCTCTCATAATGAAAGCTTGGGATCCTGATATGAAATATGTGAAAGAAGAAGTCTGGAAGGTACCTGTGTGGATTAAATTGATGAATCTAGATGTGAAATACTGGGGGGAAAGAGCTATGGCTAAAATAGTTAGCTCTATTGGTCAAATGATTAAACAAGATCAAGCAACTATAAACCGTGCCAAGCTTCAATTTTCTCGGGTGTTGGTTGAAATGGACGTGTCTCAGGGGTTTCCTCAAttttttcaatttgaagatgaaaaagggaaactgataaGTATTGATATCAATTACGAATGGAAACTAGACCAGTGTGAGAATTGTAAAGGTATTGGCCATTTGAGTAATGTGTGTAAGAAACTCAAGAAACCATATAATTTTAAGCAGATTTGGCAACCTAAAATGGTCTCTGGGTGCAACAAGGAGGGCAATCTAGTTAAAACTTTTGATGAGCATGGTTTTCAGGCAGTGAAAGGCTTGAAAGTGAAACTTCCTAGCTCCTCTAAGGTGCAAACCAACAATTCTTTTGGAATACTAGATTCAGTTTATGTTTCAGAGGTCCAGGTGGGAGAAGTGTTATGTGAAATGCAGTCCATAATTGATGGAGGGGGAGAGCCTCCACCAATAAATGGATAAGATGTTGTTTTGGAATGTTAGGGGCATCAACAAACTCAATAAGCAAAATGAAGTCAAGAAATTGATTTCTCATCAGAAAATTGGGTTTGTTGGGCTCCTAGAAACAAAGGTTAAGGCTCATAGAATGGGAGCCTTATACCTGAATATGTTTCAAGGGTGGTGTTTTACTTCTAATATTGCTCATCACCCTAATGGGGGGATCATTATAGCTTGGAATTCGAATAGCTTTGAGGTCGATATAAGAGGAGGATCTAGTCAATGTATTCATTGTTGGATTAGGCTGAAAAGAGGAGATCAATTTGTTGTTACAGTTGTTTATGCTTTGAATGAGAATAATGGTAGGCAACAACTTTGGAATGATCTTGGGGCCATGGCTCAAGACAATAAGCTTCTGTGGCTTGTTTGTGGAGATTTTAACACTGTTTTGAATACTGCAGAAAGATTTGAGTATCACGGCAATGGCACTAAAATGGTGCCTTTTCAGATTGTGGTCTTGAAGATGTTAAGTATAATGGGTCATATTTCA
The genomic region above belongs to Humulus lupulus chromosome 1, drHumLupu1.1, whole genome shotgun sequence and contains:
- the LOC133823045 gene encoding uncharacterized protein LOC133823045; the encoded protein is MLFWNVRGINKLNKQNEVKKLISHQKIGFVGLLETKVKAHRMGALYLNMFQGWCFTSNIAHHPNGGIIIAWNSNSFEVDIRGGSSQCIHCWIRLKRGDQFVVTVVYALNENNGRQQLWNDLGAMAQDNKLLWLVCGDFNTVLNTAERFEYHGNGTKMVPFQIVVLKMLKKFPTAEVTFLPKGVFDHTLAILSIYPNFQDTKKPFRYFNYWSSLKTFSGIVQSGWQENVEGFPMYKLVSKLRHLKRGLKGLKQQGVGDISVQDSEAYKTLIAIQLALREQLGNGDLITREIQARKRYAEIHKNYLIFLRQKAKIT